Proteins encoded by one window of Spirochaetales bacterium:
- a CDS encoding glycosyltransferase, with product MISVIVPVYNGEQTIRKCLSSILSQHYPKNKMEVIVIDNNSSDKTAVFIKQYNVRYFHEKTRGVSRARNTGIMEARGDILLFIDADCTAFPDLLYEHARAHLYFNKHRLPVKAVGGGIEGENKTYWAVCDDFFSWFLFNPGLKPGFAAFHTTANFSISRDILPVIDYFDESLDYAEDFVFCSGITKQGFQIYFHPFAKAKHMNRLSLKAAMRHARNWAKTQFNIRVKGYVNRDFLKNELHIIFYYFFYYIHRQFFGMLRYILSSRRYHVIFYFPFIILIGMQYLSEELQHELRYCRYKKLLSKKREKKLHVRKLLTSLSRVYNSFKRLHGKKINNFLVNTESLTKYIKYLLTGKASAPREIVLDPINICNLRCPLCPTGLKKLDFPKTRMDFETLASLTDRIVKDFPFLNLIHLFSWGEVFLHPDIFAIIRYLKQREFIIYIDTNFCFHRDTMFFQSLAESGIDVLTVSIDGASRESYAAYRRGGDYSLALSNLRLAVETRNRLKIKTQEIIWKYIVHKYNEHEINIARKRAAEIGVTLQLVPIGLGEVLPDIEFPDSLESRKSGWLPAQEKYINPVYLPYSRRSASRPGLRFCPFPFKTLVICPDGKVVPCPVITSESNAFGDIKKETLKQIWHNDYFEHSRKIFTGKRKVYGNRHIICDRCKNFI from the coding sequence ATGATCTCTGTGATCGTACCTGTCTATAATGGTGAACAGACAATCAGAAAATGTCTTTCAAGCATACTCAGTCAGCACTATCCGAAGAACAAAATGGAAGTGATTGTGATCGACAATAATTCCAGCGATAAAACAGCAGTATTCATAAAACAATATAATGTCCGGTATTTTCATGAAAAAACCAGAGGAGTTTCCAGGGCCCGCAACACGGGAATCATGGAGGCTCGTGGAGATATTCTCCTCTTTATTGATGCCGATTGCACCGCCTTCCCTGATTTGTTATACGAGCATGCGCGTGCTCATCTTTATTTTAATAAACACCGTCTGCCGGTTAAGGCCGTCGGCGGAGGAATTGAAGGAGAAAACAAAACCTACTGGGCTGTGTGCGATGATTTCTTTTCCTGGTTTCTTTTTAACCCCGGGCTGAAACCCGGATTCGCCGCGTTTCATACCACGGCAAATTTCAGTATATCACGAGATATACTCCCGGTCATCGATTACTTTGACGAAAGCCTCGATTATGCCGAAGATTTTGTATTCTGTTCCGGCATTACAAAGCAAGGATTTCAGATTTATTTTCATCCTTTTGCTAAAGCAAAACACATGAACAGGCTATCCCTTAAAGCCGCGATGCGGCATGCACGAAATTGGGCGAAAACCCAATTTAATATCAGGGTAAAAGGTTATGTGAACAGAGACTTTCTAAAAAATGAGCTTCACATCATTTTTTACTATTTTTTTTACTATATTCATCGGCAGTTTTTTGGCATGCTTCGTTATATACTCTCTTCAAGACGTTATCATGTCATTTTCTATTTTCCTTTTATCATTCTCATTGGAATGCAATATCTTTCGGAAGAACTACAACATGAGCTGCGATATTGCCGGTACAAGAAATTGTTATCCAAAAAAAGGGAAAAAAAGCTGCATGTGAGAAAATTATTGACCAGCTTAAGCAGGGTGTATAATTCTTTTAAACGATTACACGGTAAAAAGATTAATAATTTTCTTGTTAATACAGAATCTCTCACTAAATATATAAAGTATTTATTGACGGGAAAGGCTTCGGCTCCCCGCGAAATCGTTCTGGATCCGATAAATATCTGTAACCTGCGATGCCCTCTTTGTCCGACTGGTTTGAAAAAACTTGATTTCCCAAAAACCCGGATGGATTTTGAAACCCTTGCATCACTGACGGATCGGATTGTAAAGGATTTCCCATTTCTGAACCTTATTCATCTGTTCAGCTGGGGAGAAGTTTTTTTACACCCGGATATTTTTGCTATCATCCGGTACTTAAAACAGAGAGAGTTCATTATTTATATTGATACAAATTTCTGTTTTCACAGGGACACGATGTTCTTTCAATCACTGGCTGAATCCGGAATAGATGTACTCACGGTTTCCATCGATGGTGCCTCACGGGAATCTTATGCGGCATACAGGCGCGGCGGGGATTACAGCCTGGCGCTTTCCAATTTACGTCTTGCCGTCGAGACAAGAAACAGATTAAAAATAAAAACTCAGGAGATAATCTGGAAATATATCGTTCATAAATACAACGAACATGAAATCAATATTGCCAGAAAACGAGCAGCGGAGATTGGAGTAACGCTGCAACTGGTACCGATTGGACTCGGCGAAGTACTTCCCGACATCGAATTCCCTGATTCACTGGAATCGAGAAAATCCGGGTGGCTTCCTGCACAGGAGAAATACATCAATCCTGTTTACCTGCCATACAGCAGGCGTTCTGCATCGAGACCAGGTCTCCGTTTTTGTCCATTTCCATTCAAAACACTCGTTATCTGTCCAGATGGTAAAGTTGTTCCCTGCCCCGTAATTACGAGTGAAAGCAACGCATTCGGCGATATAAAAAAAGAAACCCTAAAGCAAATCTGGCATAACGATTATTTTGAGCATTCACGAAAGATTTTTACCGGAAAACGGAAGGTTTACGGTAATCGACACATTATTTGTGACAGGTGTAAAAATTTCATATGA